A single genomic interval of Arachis duranensis cultivar V14167 chromosome 7, aradu.V14167.gnm2.J7QH, whole genome shotgun sequence harbors:
- the LOC107457841 gene encoding aspartic proteinase PCS1, translating into MASSTPLLLQTLTISLIISITLLQFQTSNQQPLLLLPLKQQTQQPSSNSRKLSFQHNVTLTVTLTVGTPPQNVTMVLDTGSELSWLHCNPVNNDTFNFFNSSLSSSYVPTPCNSSICKTRTQDLPIPVSCDSTTKKLCHVIVSYADSTSNEGTLAADTFSIGATPQPNTLFGCMESGYTTNPNEDSKSTGLLGMNQGSLSFVTQLGLPKFSYCISIGEGSSGVLLFGATTAFPWLGPLQYTPLVKTTTSLPYFDRVAYTVQLEGIKVSDKLLQLPKSVFVPDHTGAGQTMVDSGTQFTFLLGSVYTALKNEFLNQTKGKSMLKVVEDPNFVFQGAMDLCYSVVGGGGGVAAEVPAVTMVFSGAEMRVSGERLLYKVNESMYCFTFGNSDMLGIEAYVIGHHHQQNVWMEFDLVNARVGFADTKCDLASQRLSLAS; encoded by the coding sequence ATGGCCTCTTCTACACCTCTTCTCCTTCAAACTCTCACAATTTCTCTAATAATTTCCATCACTCTTCTCCAATTCCAAACAAGTAATCAACAACCGCTCCTCCTACTTCCGCTGAAACAACAAACACAACAACCTTCTTCAAATTCTCGAAAGCTCTCATTCCAACACAACGTCACCTTAACGGTCACATTAACCGTCGGCACGCCCCCACAAAACGTTACCATGGTCCTCGACACAGGCAGCGAACTCTCTTGGCTCCACTGCAACCCCGTAAACAACGACACCTTCAACTTCTTcaactcttctctctcttcttcctatGTTCCAACCCCATGCAATTCTTCCATATGCAAGACTCGAACTCAAGACCTACCCATTCCGGTCTCCTGCGACTCAACCACCAAAAAACTCTGCCACGTCATCGTCTCCTACGCCGACTCCACCTCCAACGAGGGCACACTCGCCGCCGACACCTTCTCCATCGGAGCCACCCCACAACCCAACACTCTCTTCGGCTGCATGGAATCTGGGTACACCACAAACCCAAATGAGGATTCAAAATCCACAGGTCTTTTAGGCATGAACCAAGGTTCACTCTCCTTCGTAACCCAACTTGGCCTTCCCAAATTCTCTTACTGTATCTCCATCGGCGAAGGCTCCTCCGGCGTCCTCCTCTTCGGAGCCACCACCGCGTTTCCCTGGCTTGGGCCTCTCCAATACACACCTCTCGTCAAAACCACAACCTCCTTGCCGTACTTCGACCGCGTCGCTTACACCGTACAGCTCGAGGGGATTAAGGTTTCGGACAAGCTTCTTCAACTTCCCAAGTCCGTTTTTGTTCCCGATCACACCGGAGCGGGTCAAACAATGGTGGATTCGGGTACCCAATTCACGTTCCTTCTTGGGTCGGTTTATACGGCGCTAAAGAatgaatttttgaatcaaacGAAGGGGAAGAGTATGTTGAAGGTGGTTGAGGATCCGAACTTTGTGTTCCAGGGAGCCATGGACTTGTGTTACAGTGTTGTGGGTGGTGGTGGGGGTGTGGCGGCAGAGGTGCCGGCGGTGACAATGGTGTTTTCGGGGGCGGAGATGAGGGTTTCCGGTGAAAGGTTGCTGTATAAGGTGAATGAATCGATGTATTGTTTCACTTTTGGGAACTCGGATATGTTGGGGATTGAGGCTTATGTGATTGGGCATCATCATCAGCAGAACGTGTGGATGGAGTTTGATTTGGTCAACGCTCGAGTTGGATTTGCTGACACTAAGTGTGACCTTGCTAGTCAACGACTTTCTCTTGCTTCTTAA
- the LOC107457842 gene encoding E3 ubiquitin-protein ligase SDIR1 isoform X1 produces MSFVFRGTRADIENGFPGFMPERRALRVHPARPSNSNSLTFLVTVLLLFMILNSHQMSPNFLLWLVLGVFLMATMLRMYATCQQLQAQAQAHAAAASGLLGHTELRLHMPPSIALATRGRLQGLRLQLALLDREFDELDYETLRALDSDNVPTAPSMTEEEINALPVHKYKVSGPQNSGTGSSMQQGSSSTPAEKKQDNSNVAGSMKASDDELTCSVCLEQVNIGDVLRSLPCLHQFHANCIDPWLRQQGTCPVCKFRAGSGWNESGANDIADMV; encoded by the exons ATGAGTTTTGTATTCCGGGGAACAAGAGCTGACATAGAAAATGGATTTCCAGGATTTATGCCTGAGCGACGTGCATTG CGTGTTCATCCAGCACGTCCTAGTAATTCCAATTCACTCACTTTCCTCGTCACAG TTCTCTTGTTGTTCATGATACTTAACTCGCACCAGATGTCACCAAATTTTCTG CTCTGGTTGGTGCTTGGTGTTTTCTTAATGGCTACAATGTTGAGGATGTATGCAACATGTCAACAGCTTCAAGCACAGGCTCAAGCTCATGCAGCAGCAGCTAGTGGGCTTTTAGGCCACACTGAGCTGCGGTTGCATATGCCGCCATCAATTGCCCTTGCCACCAGAGGACGCCTACAAGGCCTCAGACTTCAACTTGCACTTCTTGATCGGGAGTTTGATGAGCTAG ATTATGAAACACTAAGGGCTCTTGATTCTGATAATGTTCCTACTGCACCTTCCATGACCGAGGAAGAGATAAATGCACTTCCTGTACACAAATACAAGGTTTCTGGTCCACAAAA CAGTGGCACTGGTTCCTCAATGCAACAGGGGTCTTCTTCCACTCCTGCGGAG AAGAAGCAAGACAATTCAAATGTAGCTGGAAGCATGAAAGCCTCTGATGATGAGCTGACTTGCAGTGTATGTTTGGAGCAAGTTAACATTGGGGATGTACTTCGTAGCTTGCCCTGCTTGCATCAG TTTCATGCGAATTGCATTGATCCCTGGCTGCGACAACAAGGAACATGCCCCGTCTGCAAATTCAGAGCAGGATCTGGGTGGAATGAAAGTGGAGCTAATGATATTGCAGATATGGTTTGA
- the LOC107457842 gene encoding E3 ubiquitin-protein ligase SDIR1 isoform X3 — translation MSFVFRGTRADIENGFPGFMPERRALRVHPARPSNSNSLTFLVTVLLLFMILNSHQMSPNFLLWLVLGVFLMATMLRMYATCQQLQAQAQAHAAAASGLLGHTELRLHMPPSIALATRGRLQGLRLQLALLDREFDELDYETLRALDSDNVPTAPSMTEEEINALPVHKYKVSGPQNSGTGSSMQQGSSSTPAEKQDNSNVAGSMKASDDELTCSVCLEQVNIGDVLRSLPCLHQFHANCIDPWLRQQGTCPVCKFRAGSGWNESGANDIADMV, via the exons ATGAGTTTTGTATTCCGGGGAACAAGAGCTGACATAGAAAATGGATTTCCAGGATTTATGCCTGAGCGACGTGCATTG CGTGTTCATCCAGCACGTCCTAGTAATTCCAATTCACTCACTTTCCTCGTCACAG TTCTCTTGTTGTTCATGATACTTAACTCGCACCAGATGTCACCAAATTTTCTG CTCTGGTTGGTGCTTGGTGTTTTCTTAATGGCTACAATGTTGAGGATGTATGCAACATGTCAACAGCTTCAAGCACAGGCTCAAGCTCATGCAGCAGCAGCTAGTGGGCTTTTAGGCCACACTGAGCTGCGGTTGCATATGCCGCCATCAATTGCCCTTGCCACCAGAGGACGCCTACAAGGCCTCAGACTTCAACTTGCACTTCTTGATCGGGAGTTTGATGAGCTAG ATTATGAAACACTAAGGGCTCTTGATTCTGATAATGTTCCTACTGCACCTTCCATGACCGAGGAAGAGATAAATGCACTTCCTGTACACAAATACAAGGTTTCTGGTCCACAAAA CAGTGGCACTGGTTCCTCAATGCAACAGGGGTCTTCTTCCACTCCTGCGGAG AAGCAAGACAATTCAAATGTAGCTGGAAGCATGAAAGCCTCTGATGATGAGCTGACTTGCAGTGTATGTTTGGAGCAAGTTAACATTGGGGATGTACTTCGTAGCTTGCCCTGCTTGCATCAG TTTCATGCGAATTGCATTGATCCCTGGCTGCGACAACAAGGAACATGCCCCGTCTGCAAATTCAGAGCAGGATCTGGGTGGAATGAAAGTGGAGCTAATGATATTGCAGATATGGTTTGA
- the LOC107457842 gene encoding E3 ubiquitin-protein ligase SDIR1 isoform X4, with amino-acid sequence MSFVFRGTRADIENGFPGFMPERRALRVHPARPSNSNSLTFLVTVLLLFMILNSHQMSPNFLLWLVLGVFLMATMLRMYATCQQLQAQAQAHAAAASGLLGHTELRLHMPPSIALATRGRLQGLRLQLALLDREFDELDYETLRALDSDNVPTAPSMTEEEINALPVHKYKVSGPQNGTGSSMQQGSSSTPAEKQDNSNVAGSMKASDDELTCSVCLEQVNIGDVLRSLPCLHQFHANCIDPWLRQQGTCPVCKFRAGSGWNESGANDIADMV; translated from the exons ATGAGTTTTGTATTCCGGGGAACAAGAGCTGACATAGAAAATGGATTTCCAGGATTTATGCCTGAGCGACGTGCATTG CGTGTTCATCCAGCACGTCCTAGTAATTCCAATTCACTCACTTTCCTCGTCACAG TTCTCTTGTTGTTCATGATACTTAACTCGCACCAGATGTCACCAAATTTTCTG CTCTGGTTGGTGCTTGGTGTTTTCTTAATGGCTACAATGTTGAGGATGTATGCAACATGTCAACAGCTTCAAGCACAGGCTCAAGCTCATGCAGCAGCAGCTAGTGGGCTTTTAGGCCACACTGAGCTGCGGTTGCATATGCCGCCATCAATTGCCCTTGCCACCAGAGGACGCCTACAAGGCCTCAGACTTCAACTTGCACTTCTTGATCGGGAGTTTGATGAGCTAG ATTATGAAACACTAAGGGCTCTTGATTCTGATAATGTTCCTACTGCACCTTCCATGACCGAGGAAGAGATAAATGCACTTCCTGTACACAAATACAAGGTTTCTGGTCCACAAAA TGGCACTGGTTCCTCAATGCAACAGGGGTCTTCTTCCACTCCTGCGGAG AAGCAAGACAATTCAAATGTAGCTGGAAGCATGAAAGCCTCTGATGATGAGCTGACTTGCAGTGTATGTTTGGAGCAAGTTAACATTGGGGATGTACTTCGTAGCTTGCCCTGCTTGCATCAG TTTCATGCGAATTGCATTGATCCCTGGCTGCGACAACAAGGAACATGCCCCGTCTGCAAATTCAGAGCAGGATCTGGGTGGAATGAAAGTGGAGCTAATGATATTGCAGATATGGTTTGA
- the LOC107457842 gene encoding E3 ubiquitin-protein ligase SDIR1 isoform X2, translating into MSFVFRGTRADIENGFPGFMPERRALRVHPARPSNSNSLTFLVTVLLLFMILNSHQMSPNFLLWLVLGVFLMATMLRMYATCQQLQAQAQAHAAAASGLLGHTELRLHMPPSIALATRGRLQGLRLQLALLDREFDELDYETLRALDSDNVPTAPSMTEEEINALPVHKYKVSGPQNGTGSSMQQGSSSTPAEKKQDNSNVAGSMKASDDELTCSVCLEQVNIGDVLRSLPCLHQFHANCIDPWLRQQGTCPVCKFRAGSGWNESGANDIADMV; encoded by the exons ATGAGTTTTGTATTCCGGGGAACAAGAGCTGACATAGAAAATGGATTTCCAGGATTTATGCCTGAGCGACGTGCATTG CGTGTTCATCCAGCACGTCCTAGTAATTCCAATTCACTCACTTTCCTCGTCACAG TTCTCTTGTTGTTCATGATACTTAACTCGCACCAGATGTCACCAAATTTTCTG CTCTGGTTGGTGCTTGGTGTTTTCTTAATGGCTACAATGTTGAGGATGTATGCAACATGTCAACAGCTTCAAGCACAGGCTCAAGCTCATGCAGCAGCAGCTAGTGGGCTTTTAGGCCACACTGAGCTGCGGTTGCATATGCCGCCATCAATTGCCCTTGCCACCAGAGGACGCCTACAAGGCCTCAGACTTCAACTTGCACTTCTTGATCGGGAGTTTGATGAGCTAG ATTATGAAACACTAAGGGCTCTTGATTCTGATAATGTTCCTACTGCACCTTCCATGACCGAGGAAGAGATAAATGCACTTCCTGTACACAAATACAAGGTTTCTGGTCCACAAAA TGGCACTGGTTCCTCAATGCAACAGGGGTCTTCTTCCACTCCTGCGGAG AAGAAGCAAGACAATTCAAATGTAGCTGGAAGCATGAAAGCCTCTGATGATGAGCTGACTTGCAGTGTATGTTTGGAGCAAGTTAACATTGGGGATGTACTTCGTAGCTTGCCCTGCTTGCATCAG TTTCATGCGAATTGCATTGATCCCTGGCTGCGACAACAAGGAACATGCCCCGTCTGCAAATTCAGAGCAGGATCTGGGTGGAATGAAAGTGGAGCTAATGATATTGCAGATATGGTTTGA